Within the Plasmodium malariae genome assembly, contig: PmUG01_00_14, whole genome shotgun sequence genome, the region attatgtacatataattatatttttataaataaataaaaaattaataaaataaatacattaccCTTTATAATTAAGGCAATATTTTAGTATTGTTTGTTGTTTTCTTACAGAATGTAgtacaaatttaaaattatatatcacggaaaaaaaaattaggtcaaaattctttattaaaattggtATGTTTATACTTTCATCTATAATATGTAGTTTTTAGAATGAAAAGAGttatgattattttatttaaggaaatttgtattttttatttatccggttcttatttttatcaacTATGATTTTAAGATTGagattaattattattttaaataataaatatatttttttttctattagaatacgtttaatatatttatgggAAACCATacatatgatataaaattagaTTTAAGAAATTTTCGATTACTAGCAGAACTTGAACATAAAAACATttcacatattatatattcacaaCAGATACctaattattaaaagaatgaCGAAACATTTGTATTTAGAAATGGAAAGAGGAACAAACAAACAAGCACACAATCAAGGAGAAGTTCTTTATATGAAgaattcaataaaaaatataaggtacaaaaaaattaatatatggaaaaaaacaattatctcattttgaaaaaaaactTTCAAGTAACATGATTACAtagattttattataaaaaaaaaatcttcaATTAGTAATAAGACATaccaaaaattaatatgtaaaaagttTGGGCATAAAATGTTATTACCTACTTTAGTATTCTTTTGGGCATTATTAGCATCATTAGGAGGTTCAATATGTAGTTTTTTTGGtcaaagtaaaaattttaatactaCTGTTAGTTATGACTacgttaatataattttaaaagatgaATGCGATATAACATTTCTTGTATTTTTCGGTATATTAATTGTCATATTGTTGATATGGTCTGCTTTTACTTATATGAagtttagaaaatataaaagaattttgaAAACTAAATGTTAGAatggataaaaaaatgttattatttacGTAGTGTACCTGGTAATTTGAATACAAACGTGTATTATAATTACTTATATGTTCAATAAAGATATGCATAATTGCCTAAATTACATGAATGTACATATGCTAGCTAGAACTTTTGGTACTAAAAAGTAAATAGATGCTTTATTAGTATATCTGTTATTTTGAATGTATTAGTGTttcaaaatatgtttttagaGTCTTTCTTCTGTTATATTAAGTATTACAGCgtgatatttatatttatgtattaaaatagaTACTGATAAATGGTATATGTATGtgagataaaattaatacattatGGAATAATCATGGAATTTTATTGATGTATGATAATTTGTGCTTGAAATAAAACTTGTTCGTTTCAATTTTTTACGTTGCTCTAgtacaaatttattatttttttaaataactttAATAAGATCATTGTTAGTTTTGAAATAAGGATAAAAGTGTATAGttctttatttaatagaATGAAGTGAAGATATATTGTTGCattaatgtgtatatatatattcatttcttacttataaataagcataaaatttattctataaaatacGTTTTATAGCAAacacaaaattataatatttattttaaatatatttttaataaatgattagttctatatgttttaaaagataaaatataaatatatcataaaacaATGTCTTTATTAAATACTGGTTTTATGTAACTTTAATAATTTCAGACTTCTAAATCATCACAATTAAATGAagagttaaaaaaattttttaacttattgTTGTGTCCATAGgtgtttttatttcatttttgcaaaattacttaaatatgtattataaaaaatatttaaaaataaacatactataaattgtttttataacttatgataataaagacggaaataaagaattaatttttattaattatttttgcatatgttaaaattctttttttttttttttcttttttttatattactaaaagaatatatataaatatatgtatatataaataaaaacaaattatttccttaaaaataaagaagctTAACTAGTTATTTTAGTATAAATTAtgtgtaattaaaaattttaaaattgaaaaattatattataaaaataaaggaacaGTGACTATTTAtctttgaaatatatttctttttatgttcctacattatacatattttatttttaaattatactatgaacaataaaattgtaaatacGTTTATGTATTAACTAATGAATGtggaataaattttatataataaaatttgtaaggaatgcatttttctttatttattattactattattaaaattattaatatgttttatgcATAACcatttttccaaaatattatgcttataaaattagtataattaatagaaaaaaattattaaaatagataataattcactttttctataaaagaaagaattatCTATCTTctctatattctatattgTGTAAATACCAAATATAtcttaataataagaaatcatataatttttttgtattttaaaaatatataataaaaatattattttattactttaatatattagatagtaatttatacatttctaatatgtataaatgaatacaaattatattattctaattaatgttacatttataaaaataacattaaaataataattatataatgtagTTCTTATGCTACTTCTCTTTGTTTATAtagcaaaaaatattatagttatataaacTTTACTatgtatttacaaaaaaatagaaaagaaattaaatgaataattatcgtacctttaacataaaaaaaatactacattattgttaatttttctttactacaaatattacaaaatttaatttctatatgatggaacaaaaaattatgtttctcctattttttaaaatttctgggtttattttttttttatcttgtaTAAGTCATTTTAACAATGAAGCTGTATGATAAtgttatatagatatatcttcacttttcataatttttacgtgttattattattattactgctcTTCAGAATTactttatatcatatattaaataatatatatttaagttcttttttttagaatatgTTTATCAAATATTTAGATGAGaactataataatagtagcaaaatagataaaaaagattataGATTACtggcaaaatataaacagtATAAGAATTACAACTATGTAggtttaaatgaaaatatacaaaataaatgggAGCaccaagaaaaaaatatatataataataaaaaatggggAAAGGGAAAGAACAAACGGTCTAATAgaagtttattaaataaggcACAATACTACACAGAATATATAGATTACAATAATGCAatgtttgatggaaaacattttcattttgaaaaaaaatggataaaaaaaaaagattatgatGATTATGTCGAAAAACAAAGAAGAATTTGtgatatatctttaaaaaaattaaaatttagaaattatGGTTATGTCGTtgctatatttattattatttccttcTTTGGAATAGGAATACCAGTATTATCAGGGATGAACTCTTTAGATACAGTAttggaatatattattgagTTTCcgttatttaaatattttaaaaatgttataagtGAATTGTCAGACTCACATAAATATTGTCTTTTAGGAATAACGTTAAGTACAATTATCATTACTTTATCGATTATAGTTGTAAAGGCAATTTGTAAGatcttaataaataatgaaaaatatagaaaatttagGTTAATGAATGactaatatgaataataaaaggcATATATACTTCTGCAAGGAATCCtttaatatgaattattagctataatatttttaatgataaacttaataagaatatatattatgtgtaaaatattataaatatacatgtgtataattaatatattctatagaaaacaataaaacattatattcttttttttttttttttcgtgtaTTGAACATTctaatatttctaaatttgTATTTCAAGTTATATTCTTaagtaattaaatattatataataaatatacgtttatatatatatatacatttttatgaaaaatatatatttgtgcttTAAAATGATTACATAATAACATAGTTCACACTATTATACAGAAATATGAtaacttaaatttttaataaaatgttatatgttatatattataacatgTTGTaatctaatattattatttgttcattttattaaatgtattattttttaattaaaaaaaaatgagttcTCGATTGTATTTAGTGAAACAAAGTGCATATATTTCGTTTcattcatatgtatacatgtattttttttaatttgcaaaaaaaaaaattttaatatggaagatatattttatgtgaAATGTATCTTATCACATAAATATTGGATTggtattttatacatatattcagttcttttttaattgtataaatatgaaattataaatatataatgaattaatatacatttcaACTATGGATTAATTATAATTGCTTAATAACTTAAGTATTCGGAATCATTACATTCTATAAAGTTTTTAAATCAactgttatattatatttgtacCTAATTCTAGTGTTTACACAATACTTaacaaattatttgtatatgtatttattgaaaatttatatatgaataatttatatattttatttattttttatatttttaatacgtTGTATTATTGGataataattaagaaaatactAATAGATAATCTGTTGGATTTCTTTCTAAATATCACTTAATCgaaattaaataatggaaagtttatatattatttctaaatatgGTATATTCAATTAATTTCATA harbors:
- the PmUG01_00032700 gene encoding fam-m protein, whose protein sequence is MMEQKIMFLLFFKISGFIFFLSCISHFNNEANMFIKYLDENYNNSSKIDKKDYRLLAKYKQYKNYNYVGLNENIQNKWEHQEKNIYNNKKWGKGKNKRSNRSLLNKAQYYTEYIDYNNAMFDGKHFHFEKKWIKKKDYDDYVEKQRRICDISLKKLKFRNYGYVVAIFIIISFFGIGIPVLSGMNSLDTVLEYIIEFPLFKYFKNVISELSDSHKYCLLGITLSTIIITLSIIVVKAICKILINNEKYRKFRLMND